From the Cryptomeria japonica chromosome 2, Sugi_1.0, whole genome shotgun sequence genome, one window contains:
- the LOC131037123 gene encoding auxin-responsive protein SAUR50 — MKKMNRIGQIVKLRQFVKKWKTRAQDSPSTTGCSLSPRSKHSSSFSYDSEEECCRRPAAPPPDVPEGYLAVYVGRKGEDRTRFIIPTAYLTHPFFRSLLDKAEEEFGFDHQGRGLTIPCEVSLFNQLLRVLGGDESLRIHDLFEFFSNEMDCGSQAKASDSFPLYSFGFKNLML, encoded by the coding sequence atgaagaagatgaatcgAATTGGGCAGATTGTGAAACTGAGACAATTCGTGAAAAAATGGAAGACCCGAGCTCAGGATTCCCCCAGTACTACCGGCTGCAGCCTGTCGCCCAGGTCGAAACACTCGTCCTCCTTCTCATACGACTCTGAGGAAGAATGCTGCAGGCGACCGGCGGCGCCGCCACCAGACGTGCCAGAAGGTTATTTGGCGGTGTATGTGGGGCGAAAGGGAGAAGATCGGACGCGATTCATTATTCCCACAGCTTATCTCACGCACCCATTTTTTCGGAGTCTGCTGGATAAGGCCGAGGAGGAGTTCGGATTCGATCACCAGGGGCGCGGACTTACAATTCCCTGTGAGGTGAGCCTCTTTAATCAGCTTTTGCGTGTGTTGGGGGGAGATGAAAGCCTCAGGATCCATGATCTTTTTGAGTTTTTTTCTAATGAAATGGACTGCGGTTCTCAGGCTAAAGCCTCGGATTCGTTTCCCTTGTACAGTTTTGGGTTCAAGAATTTAATGTTGTGA